The Pirellulales bacterium genome includes a region encoding these proteins:
- a CDS encoding methyltransferase domain-containing protein, which translates to MSSVLATVDERMPPLTEAELAWVEELPNRGVEHLGWGVTMRQRAGYHLPDAYYEAMVARLCQSGVTWLDVGCGRDLFPHNRPLAETLAARCGRVVGVDPDDTIDENEHLHERIKQPIDQFESEWMFDLVTMRMVAEHVANPRAALERVARHTRVGGKVVVYTVHRWSPAAVAARWTPFGWHHSIKRVLWRTEEKDTFPVVYRMNTRRQLAAWFAEAGFVERHFEHLDDCRTLARFRGLHRCELALWRGLKGVGLHYPETCLLGVYERREGAQAI; encoded by the coding sequence ATGAGCAGCGTGCTGGCCACGGTGGACGAACGGATGCCGCCACTGACCGAGGCGGAACTGGCTTGGGTGGAGGAATTACCGAATCGAGGCGTCGAACATCTTGGCTGGGGAGTGACGATGCGGCAGCGGGCCGGTTATCACTTGCCCGACGCGTATTACGAGGCGATGGTGGCGCGGCTTTGCCAGAGCGGCGTTACCTGGCTCGACGTGGGGTGTGGGCGGGATTTGTTTCCTCACAATCGGCCGTTGGCCGAGACATTGGCGGCACGCTGCGGTCGCGTGGTGGGAGTCGATCCCGACGACACCATCGACGAGAACGAGCACCTGCACGAACGCATTAAACAGCCGATCGACCAGTTTGAGTCGGAGTGGATGTTTGATCTGGTGACGATGCGGATGGTGGCGGAGCATGTGGCCAACCCGCGGGCCGCGCTGGAGCGGGTTGCTCGACATACCCGTGTCGGCGGCAAGGTGGTGGTGTACACGGTGCATCGCTGGTCGCCAGCGGCCGTCGCCGCGCGTTGGACGCCATTCGGCTGGCATCACTCGATCAAACGGGTGCTGTGGCGGACGGAAGAGAAAGACACTTTTCCGGTGGTGTACCGCATGAACACGCGGCGCCAGTTGGCGGCCTGGTTCGCGGAGGCCGGATTCGTGGAACGCCACTTTGAGCACTTGGACGATTGCCGCACATTGGCGCGATTTCGCGGTTTGCACCGGTGCGAACTAGCGCTCTGGCGAGGGTTGAAGGGAGTCGGCCTACACTATCCGGAGACATGCTTGTTAGGGGTGTACGAACGACGGGAGGGCGCGCAGGCGATATGA